A genomic segment from Paenibacillus sp. FSL K6-1096 encodes:
- the tsaA gene encoding tRNA (N6-threonylcarbamoyladenosine(37)-N6)-methyltransferase TrmO produces the protein MPASESYNIISVGVVTGTPQNLHLKIKPEYRPALKGLDAFSHCQILWWIHEFADDSLRGTTQIEPPYNAPVSGVFATRSPVRPNPIGLTVARIISVDLEQGIVEVSGLDAYPGTPVLDIKAYFPSTDRVRQVRVPEWAASWGEWTVE, from the coding sequence ATGCCCGCCTCAGAATCGTATAATATTATATCAGTAGGTGTAGTAACCGGAACACCGCAGAACCTGCACCTCAAGATTAAGCCCGAATACAGACCTGCCCTCAAGGGGTTGGATGCGTTCAGCCACTGCCAGATCCTATGGTGGATTCATGAGTTTGCAGATGATAGCTTAAGGGGGACTACACAGATCGAGCCTCCCTATAATGCCCCGGTGAGCGGTGTCTTTGCGACACGTTCTCCCGTCCGTCCTAACCCGATTGGGCTTACAGTTGCGCGCATTATATCTGTAGACCTTGAGCAGGGGATTGTTGAAGTCAGCGGACTGGATGCCTATCCCGGAACGCCCGTGCTTGATATAAAGGCTTATTTCCCTTCAACGGACCGTGTTCGTCAGGTTAGAGTGCCTGAATGGGCCGCCTCATGGGGGGAGTGGACAGTAGAGTAG
- a CDS encoding DNA topoisomerase 3 — protein MKVLVLAEKPSVAREIARVLGCGNKQKSYMEGPKYVVTWALGHLVGLAEPEDYNNKYATWALEDLPILPDKAKLKVLRETSQQYKAVQQLMKRQDIEELVVATDAAREGELLARWIMNMAGWKKPFRRLWISSQTDKAIKEGFASLRPGREFDRLYESARCRAEADWMIGLNVTRALTCKFGAPLSAGRVQTPTLGMIMDRENEITGFRSQEYDLLTADFGSFQAGWRAQGGDGRIFDREKTGVLKDKLTGRSGRITKVQKSEKSEPHPLAYDLTELQRDANRKFGFSAKQTSSVLQKLYEQHKLVTYPRTDSRYLTADMTGTLKERLDSVAVGPYATLARPLLRKPLPITKRIVDDSKVSDHHAIIPTEQTVLLNQLSTEERKLYDLIVRRFISLFYPPARYDAVAVTVNVEGESLHVKGTTVKDAGWREVYGGDMSSNEDEDNESDEPAAGSVKLPELREGDRVKVERCIIKPGRTQPPKRYNEASLLTQMEKHGLGTPATRADIIEKLVSSDTIERQGNSLHPTGKGKQLIGLVSSQLRTPELTARWEAELEKIARGQGRPEPFLQGIRSMAQELVSGVKSSGAEYKPHNVSNSHCPECGTRMLEKKTKRGKLLVCPKEDCGYTRAGEKQLSNRRCPQCHKKMELKEGKAGKYVQCLGCGITETIDKDHKHINKREQQKLVQQYSKTESAGNNLGDLLKAAMEAKQKGK, from the coding sequence ATGAAGGTACTGGTACTGGCGGAGAAGCCATCGGTGGCCCGGGAGATTGCGAGGGTGCTGGGCTGCGGAAATAAGCAGAAGAGTTATATGGAAGGTCCGAAATATGTGGTGACCTGGGCGCTGGGGCATCTGGTTGGCCTGGCGGAGCCGGAGGACTATAACAATAAATATGCAACCTGGGCGCTGGAGGATCTGCCGATTCTCCCGGACAAGGCCAAGCTGAAGGTGCTGCGCGAGACGAGCCAGCAATACAAGGCGGTGCAGCAGCTGATGAAGCGGCAGGATATTGAAGAGCTGGTGGTAGCCACGGACGCGGCCCGTGAGGGGGAGCTGCTGGCCCGCTGGATCATGAATATGGCCGGTTGGAAAAAGCCGTTCCGGCGCCTGTGGATCTCTTCGCAGACGGATAAGGCGATTAAGGAGGGCTTCGCTTCGCTGCGGCCCGGACGGGAGTTCGACCGGCTGTATGAATCTGCCCGCTGCCGTGCAGAGGCGGATTGGATGATCGGGCTGAATGTAACGCGGGCGTTAACCTGCAAGTTCGGCGCGCCGCTCTCGGCAGGTCGTGTGCAGACACCGACGCTGGGGATGATTATGGACCGGGAGAATGAGATTACCGGCTTCCGTTCCCAGGAATACGACCTGCTGACGGCGGATTTCGGGAGCTTCCAGGCGGGCTGGCGGGCGCAGGGCGGAGATGGGCGGATTTTTGACAGGGAGAAGACGGGGGTTCTCAAGGATAAGCTTACAGGCCGCAGCGGGAGGATTACCAAGGTCCAAAAGAGTGAGAAAAGCGAGCCTCATCCGCTGGCCTATGACCTGACCGAGCTGCAGCGGGATGCCAACCGTAAATTCGGCTTCTCGGCCAAGCAGACCTCCAGTGTGCTCCAGAAGCTGTATGAGCAGCATAAGCTGGTCACTTATCCGCGCACGGATAGCCGTTATCTGACCGCCGATATGACCGGTACGCTAAAAGAACGGCTCGACAGCGTAGCCGTCGGTCCGTATGCCACACTGGCCCGGCCTTTGCTGCGCAAGCCGCTGCCGATCACGAAGCGGATTGTCGATGACAGCAAGGTCAGCGATCACCATGCGATTATTCCGACAGAGCAGACGGTGCTGCTCAATCAGCTTAGTACGGAGGAACGGAAGCTGTACGATCTCATCGTGCGGAGGTTCATCTCGCTGTTCTATCCTCCGGCCCGCTATGATGCAGTGGCGGTGACTGTGAACGTGGAGGGAGAGAGCCTCCATGTCAAAGGAACGACCGTCAAAGATGCCGGCTGGCGTGAGGTATACGGCGGGGACATGAGTTCAAACGAGGATGAGGATAATGAGAGTGACGAGCCGGCAGCAGGCAGTGTGAAGCTGCCGGAGCTGCGGGAAGGCGACCGCGTGAAGGTGGAGCGCTGCATCATTAAGCCCGGACGGACGCAGCCGCCGAAGCGTTATAATGAAGCTTCGCTGCTGACGCAGATGGAGAAGCACGGGCTGGGCACACCGGCCACCCGGGCCGATATTATCGAGAAGCTGGTCAGCTCGGATACGATTGAGCGGCAGGGCAATTCTCTGCATCCGACCGGCAAAGGCAAGCAATTAATTGGGCTGGTATCCAGCCAGCTGCGCACACCGGAGCTGACGGCGCGCTGGGAAGCGGAGCTGGAGAAAATCGCGCGCGGGCAGGGGCGTCCGGAGCCTTTTCTGCAGGGAATCCGCAGTATGGCGCAGGAGCTGGTATCCGGGGTGAAGAGCAGCGGTGCGGAATACAAGCCGCATAATGTCTCTAACAGCCATTGTCCGGAGTGTGGAACAAGGATGTTAGAGAAGAAGACCAAACGCGGCAAGCTGCTGGTCTGTCCGAAGGAGGACTGCGGCTATACCCGCGCGGGCGAGAAGCAGCTGTCGAACCGGCGCTGCCCGCAGTGCCATAAGAAGATGGAGCTGAAGGAAGGCAAGGCCGGGAAGTATGTGCAGTGCCTGGGCTGCGGAATTACGGAGACCATCGATAAGGATCACAAGCACATCAACAAGCGCGAGCAGCAGAAGCTGGTGCAGCAGTACAGCAAGACGGAGAGTGCCGGCAACAATCTTGGCGATCTGCTGAAGGCAGCGATGGAAGCGAAGCAGAAGGGGAAGTAA
- a CDS encoding MFS transporter, whose amino-acid sequence MAAVERLGDEITPAEARGRLGSSRFYFLGIVFLFWFSSYIYVPVLSPYVEHLGASYVMVGAVLGVYGLMQILFRLPIGIGSDMMNRRRPFIYLGLIASGASCLLFLAGAHPGWALAARAVSGIAASAWVVYSVMFAGYFPKEEAGRAMGMLQFTTVIAQLTSMMISGYMVEHWGWNTPFIVGGIVAAGALLLAFRLPEQQLEKRNAIQLKDLAGVVKEPLLVRVSLLSVLAHCVLFITMFGYTPNQALYIGASKESLGWLTLAFMLPHAVATLYGSRLFGRWLGDRGTLVLGFAGSAVFTLLIPSMPTLAALCATQIGNGFMQGLIFPLLLGKSVSGVAPFKRATAMGFYQAVYAIGMSGGPFVAGWMSAGYGLRGGFWLGAVAAGLAALLSWVWIREAGASGKQSRMKRQGAGR is encoded by the coding sequence TTGGCAGCGGTTGAACGGCTAGGGGATGAAATCACACCGGCAGAGGCTCGGGGCAGACTGGGGAGCAGCCGGTTTTACTTTTTGGGAATTGTCTTTCTGTTCTGGTTCTCGTCTTATATCTATGTTCCGGTATTGTCTCCGTATGTGGAGCATCTGGGAGCTTCTTATGTAATGGTAGGTGCGGTTCTGGGGGTCTACGGCCTGATGCAGATTCTGTTCCGGCTGCCGATCGGCATCGGCTCGGATATGATGAACCGGCGGCGGCCGTTTATCTATCTGGGGCTAATCGCCAGCGGAGCAAGCTGCCTGCTGTTCCTGGCCGGTGCACACCCAGGCTGGGCGCTGGCGGCCCGAGCAGTCTCAGGGATTGCCGCTTCCGCGTGGGTGGTGTACTCGGTGATGTTCGCGGGGTATTTTCCGAAAGAAGAGGCTGGGCGGGCCATGGGCATGCTCCAGTTCACCACCGTGATTGCCCAATTGACGAGCATGATGATCAGCGGGTATATGGTTGAGCACTGGGGCTGGAACACGCCGTTTATCGTCGGGGGGATTGTGGCTGCGGGCGCATTGCTGCTGGCCTTCCGGCTTCCGGAGCAACAGCTGGAGAAGCGGAACGCGATTCAGCTCAAAGACCTGGCCGGCGTGGTCAAAGAACCGCTGCTGGTCCGGGTATCGCTGCTGTCCGTGCTGGCCCATTGTGTGCTGTTCATTACGATGTTTGGATACACGCCGAACCAGGCACTGTATATTGGAGCGAGCAAGGAGAGCCTGGGCTGGCTGACGCTGGCTTTTATGCTGCCTCATGCGGTTGCGACACTGTATGGCTCGCGCCTGTTCGGCAGATGGCTGGGTGACCGGGGAACGCTGGTGCTCGGTTTTGCCGGGAGTGCGGTGTTCACGCTGCTTATTCCGTCGATGCCGACACTTGCAGCGTTATGTGCGACCCAGATCGGGAACGGCTTCATGCAGGGCCTGATCTTCCCGCTCTTGCTGGGCAAATCCGTCTCAGGGGTAGCACCGTTCAAACGGGCGACGGCCATGGGCTTTTATCAGGCGGTATATGCGATCGGCATGTCAGGCGGTCCGTTTGTGGCCGGATGGATGAGTGCGGGGTACGGTCTGCGCGGCGGCTTCTGGCTGGGGGCTGTGGCGGCAGGGCTGGCTGCGCTATTGTCCTGGGTCTGGATCAGAGAGGCCGGGGCTTCCGGGAAACAGAGCAGAATGAAACGGCAGGGCGCGGGCCGGTGA
- a CDS encoding DUF1294 domain-containing protein, with the protein MVKVVVLWFLIINVIGYVVMSEDKDRARKRRDRVPEKTLFLLAFMGGALGVLIAMYRRRHKTRHTSFRLGIPLLLLLNMLLYGYFLR; encoded by the coding sequence ATGGTCAAGGTTGTTGTGCTGTGGTTCCTGATTATTAACGTAATCGGGTATGTGGTGATGTCGGAGGACAAGGACAGGGCCCGGAAGAGGCGGGACCGCGTGCCGGAGAAGACACTGTTCCTGCTGGCGTTCATGGGCGGGGCATTGGGTGTGCTGATTGCCATGTACCGCAGGCGCCACAAGACCAGGCATACTTCCTTCAGACTCGGAATTCCGCTGCTGCTGCTGCTGAATATGCTGCTGTATGGGTATTTTTTGCGATGA